One Ochotona princeps isolate mOchPri1 chromosome 12, mOchPri1.hap1, whole genome shotgun sequence genomic window, TGAACATCACTGCAGAGCCCAATGACAGGAGAATAAAGGTAATGTTATAAGCAGCACTGTATGTGACACCTTTGAAAAAGCAGGCTAATTAGAAGAACATAACTTACCAAAACTGGCACAGGATGAAACAAGATCTCGTTAGCAAACAGTGGATTTGTAGCCAAGTTTGCCCACACCTTTAGCTCTGGGAAGCCGTGTAAGAGCGCTCATTTTCCCATTTCCCCACCGAGGACACCCACTGTATTGGTACAGCACACCGTAAGCAGTGCGTGTAAGGTGGAGACGGGAAACCGGTTGGGAACCTCAGCATGTAAGGCACGATGGAACATTCCGTTCCCTAGGTTTCCTTTCTTGCGTCCAGTCTGGAATTGTGTGCTGGAGAAACGGCTAATGCGTAAATGTCAGtggaaggagatacaaaaagcCGGAGGAGAAACTGCTTTTTGTAGCCAAAGGATCAAAAAAGGAACGACCTGGCAAGACAGGAAGCGTTTCCAATCAGCCCGCTACCGTGTGTCACACGGCGCCCGTGCCCCTGCCCTCCCGTTACCGTGTGTCACACGGCGCCCGTGCCCCTGCCCTCCCGCTACCGTGTGTCACACGGCGCCCGTGCCCCTGCCCGCGCCCTCCTGAGCAGAGCTGCAGCCGCCCTGCTGTCGGCTCTGCCCTGCTGTCGGCTCCGCGCTGCTCTTTGCTGACTGAGATCACCACGTCCGGCCCCAAGTCTGTTTTTATAAAACGTCGACTACCGTTTCATTTCTTCAGGCCTGGCATGacggctcaatagctaaatccttaccttgcaggtgccaggatcccatacgggcactgcgaggtgtcccagctgctccacatcctttCTAGCTCCTTGTGGCCCGAGAAGGCCGTggggaacggcccaaagccttgggacgctgcatctggaagcggctcctggctcctgacttcagaccatcgccctccctgccccccagtcACACACACCGCTCTGTAAAACCCCAAGGCCCTAAGCCGCAGCGGACTGAAGGACCAGGCTGCTGCCACATCTGCATGCTGGCAGCTGGCCACCTctgcaaatttattttctttaggaaTAAACCAATTCTtgctggggagtggggagggaaaaaaaaaaaaaagataaacagtaacaagggcccggcggcgtggcctagcggctaaagtcctcaccttgaaagccccgggatcccatatgggcgccggttctaatcccggcagctccacttcccatccagctccctgcttgtggcctgggaaagcagtcgaggacggcccaatgccttgggaccctgcacccgtgtgggagacccggaagaggttcctcttctctatatttgactttccaacaaaaataaaatcttttaaaaatatctatgtattaaaattcatttttcattgaAAGCAGAACTGCAGCGAGAAGGAcaaattctccatccactggttcacaacatccggagctgagcctaccccaagccaggagcctggagtctcctccgcgtctcccacgcgggtgcaggctcccaagagtctaggccgtcctcgactgccttccccaggacacaaacagggagctggatgggaagtggggctgccaggacacgaacctgcgtccatatgggctcctgggcgtgcaaggcaaggatcgaactaggctactgcgccgggctctTCCTTGTCCTCCCCCTCTTTTAAATCACGCGTGTGAAAATGTACTTAAGTGTCTCTTTATAGGAGTCAAActgtagaagaaaaataaaacacctgTCGTTTTCAGGAGTACGTTTAGCATCGAATGCTCACATTCGTATTTAAGCTCGAGAAGGAACACAAAGGGAGGTAAGCCGGTTTGCACGAGACGGCCCCACGCGGCAGGGGGAAGCAGGAGACCGCCCAGTCGGGCGTGGGGCTCGCTTTATTGCAACCCGCGTTCCCTGGGGTCGTGTCCGGGCCCCCGCGGGACCCCCCAGCCCGAGGCCCGGCTCACGACCACTTCTTGGTGACGTTGAGCTGCTCCAGCTGCTCGGCCACGAAGCGGTGCGGGGGGAACTTGGACGTGCTGGCCGCCTTGATGGCCTCGAAGGCCGCGGCCCTGCGCGCCGCCGCGTGGCCGTGCTCCTGCTCGGCGCTCAGGTACGGCCTGCTCAGCCAGTAGTGGTTCTCGGCCTCGATCTCCAGGCGCCGGATCATGTTCTGCTTGGCGATCGCCGACACGGGCCGCGGCCGCCGGTGCTTCCCGCTCCACTGGCGGCCCGGGATGCGGTTGCGGAGGAGCCGGCCGGTGAGCAACATGGCGCCTGAGCACGAGAAGCCGAGCTGGAGGCGCAGGGCAGCCCTCCGCGAAGCCCCGAGCCCGGCCCGACACCCGCAGGGGAAGGCAGGCCCGCGCCCCGCCGCGCCCCGCGCTCCTCAGCCGCCGCCACTGACCTCCTCGCGACCGAGCGGCCCTTCCTTCGAGAAGCGCGCCCGTCCGCCCGACGTCTTCACGCGAGATTTGGCGCCGGCCAAGCGGTGGCACGGGGGCACTCGCGCGCCTGCGCGGGCCGGGACGCTTCCGGCGCCGTCGGGACGCTTCCGGCGCCCTCCGATTCAAACCGGCGGCGGGAGGCGCGGCTTGCCGGGGCGGCGTCTGCTCCGCGGCCTCGCTATGGACCCGATCCGGAGCTTCTGCGGGAAGCTGCGGGCTGTGGCCCGCACGCTGGACTGCGAGGCGGCCCGGCTGCAGCGAGCGCTGGAGGGGGAGGACAGCGGTGAGCGGGGGGCCCAGGTCGGGTGGGCGGGCCGTGGGGGTCGCTGACCCCAGGCCATCTGCATGCCGGAGGGGCACTGGGAGTAGAAACACAGGCAGTGcggtggagaaaaagaaatttctttcagATGATCACCaggcatctgaaaaaaaaaagcatgagccGTGagtcatcaaggaaatgcaaattaaatcgCAAGATAGCACCAGGGTTATTGAAACAAAAAGTAGAAAGATATCAGGTGTTCCCTAAGATATGGTGGCAGTGCGGTTTACAGCAACCACGTTGGAAAACCATACAGCGATATGCATTAAAGCTGAGTGCATACATGTGTAATTTATACTCCAGTACTTTCCCCTTAGATACCAAACCGTGACTATCTTGGCATGTTCCAGAAAgctcaaaaaaagagaaaaagtagtCGCAAGCTACACAAACTCCAAAATCTATGCAGAATAGGTCAGATGAACTTGATGGAGTGGAGTAGTGGTTTGCAAAGGGCCTCGGATGGGCTTGATTGTAGACACAGCGGAAGGCTGCCAGGGAAAGAAGTCAATCCACAAGAAGTCAGGCCGCTCCCTggggcagggctcagggctcagggcacTGTTGACCTGTAGGAAAAGGGAGGGACTGACTGGGCACTGTTGACCTGTAGGGGGAGCTGGGGACTGACTGGGCACTGTTGACCTGTAGGAAGAGGGGGGGGACTGACTGGGCACTGTTGACCTGTAGGAAGAGGGGGGGACTGACTGGGCACTGTTGACCTGTAGGAAAAGGGAGGGACTGACTGGGCACTGTTGACCTGTAGGGGGAGGGAGAGACTGACTGGGCACTGTTGACCTGTAGGGGGAGCGGGGGACTGACTGGGCACTGTTGACTTGTAGGAAGAGGGGGGGACTGACTGGGCACTGTTGACCTGTAGGGGGAGCTGGGGACTGACTGGGCACTGTTGACCTGTAGGAAGGGGGGGGGGACTGACTGGGCACTGTTGACCTGTAGGAAGAGGGGGGGACTGACTGGGCACTGTTGACCTGTAGGAAGGGGGGGGACTGACTGGGCACTGTTGACCTGTAGGAAGGGGGGGAGGACTGACTGGGCACTGTTGACCTGTAGGGGGAGGGAGAGACTGACTAGGCACTGTTGACCTGTAGGGCGAGCTGGAGACTGACTGGGCACTGTTGACCTGTAGGGCGAGCTGGGGACTGACTGGGCACTGTTGACCTGTAGGAAGGGGGGGGACTGACTGGGCACTGTTGACCTGTAGGAAGAGGGGGGGACTGACTGGGCACTGTTGACCTGTAGGAAGGGGGGGGGACTGACTGGGCACTGTTGACCTGTAGGGGGAGCAGGGGACTGAGTGGGCACTGTTGACCTGTAGTGGAAGCGGGGGACTGACTGGGCACTGTTGACTTGTAGGAAGAGGGGGGGACTGACTGGGCACTGTTGACCTGTAGGAAGGGGGGGGGACTGACTGGGCACTGTTGACCTGTAGGGGGAGCTGGGGACTGACTGGGCACTGTTGACCTGTAGGAAGGGGGGGGACTGACTGGGCACTGTTGACCTGTAGGAAGAGGGGGGACTGACTGGGCACTGTTGACTTGTAGGAAGAGGGGGGGACTGACTGGGCACTGTTGACCTGTAGGAAGGGGAGGGGACTGACTGAGCACTGTTGACCTGTAGGGCGAGCTGGGGACTGACTGGGCACTGTTGACCTGTAGGAAGGGGGGGGGACTGACTGGGCACTGTTGACCTGTAGGGGGAGCTGGGGACTGACTGGGCACTGTTGACCTGTAGGAAGAGGGGGGGGACTGACTGGGCACTGTTGACCTGTAGGGGAAGCGGGGGACTGACTGGGCACTGTTGACCTGTAGGAAGAGAGGGGGGACTGACTGGGCACTGTTGACCTGTAGGGGGAGCGGGGGACTGACAGAGGCTTCTCTCAGCACCTCTGCAGGGGTCTGCACCTGACCAGGCTGTAGTTCAGCAAGTGTTTTAAAAAACACTACAAATGCTTTTCTAAAGAACTAGTAGCTACAGATGATAGATAATCTACAAGGATCCCATCCTTACTATACTGTCTTTTTTCCTTGCTATGTGTTGGACTTGTTTTCTGCTGTGCCCCTGTTCGTATTGAAGACTTTGAAGAGTACCCGATGAGAATTTTGCACGACCTCCATTCCGATGTCCAGACGCTCAAGGACGATGTCAGTATCCTTCTTAGTAAAACAAGTCTGGAAAATCAAGAGAACATTTGTTTCCTAAAGACAGTAAaagtactgatgaaaaaaaactCAGCGGATATTATGAAAATACAAGAGTATTTCCAGAAGTATGGGTATGAGCCACGTGTCAAGAAGAATTCAGGTTAACCtaacttttatttttgtagcttttGTTTTGGCGTTCGAGGAGGCACCATGATTGAGACAAATGGAAAGCCTGActgattttcatttctatctCTGCTGTTGTGGGGTTGGCATTTGCCAAACTCATTCAGCGCTCACTGTGGGCTGATCTGTGGTGTGGTTCGTGGAGTTCTGTTCTTCCCAGAGCCTTAGATGAGAACTAACACGATTGGTTGAAAGAGTTCGTTGAACTGTTCAAATAACAGCACGAGATAACTCCACCTGACTCGGGATTGGTTGTTTCTAGCCAGTTCTGCCAGAACAAACAAGCAACAACCCAACTGGGAAACGTCATTTTTCCTGTTGTGCTTCCTGTAGAATGAGAGACTCTGGCTGTAGAAGTTGATGATATTATCAATATTAGTTGTGAGACTTTCTGAATGGTGGTGGAGCACGGTTTAGACGTTGGAGTGGAGCTACCTGAGCTTGAATCTTTGTTCTGCCGCTTATTTGCCAATTACTCTACCTTTTACTATCTTTGGCAAGTTACTTAACACTCTGTGTTAGTTTCTCAGCTGGGACTAAGTTAATTAGTTTCTCTAAGGACTAAAGGAGGTGAGGTGTAGTGAGAGT contains:
- the MRPL57 gene encoding large ribosomal subunit protein mL63; the protein is MLLTGRLLRNRIPGRQWSGKHRRPRPVSAIAKQNMIRRLEIEAENHYWLSRPYLSAEQEHGHAAARRAAAFEAIKAASTSKFPPHRFVAEQLEQLNVTKKWS